The Acinonyx jubatus isolate Ajub_Pintada_27869175 chromosome F2, VMU_Ajub_asm_v1.0, whole genome shotgun sequence DNA window aaagaaactCTGTAGCAACACCTTAATTGTAATGAtccagcaagaaaagaaataataataatgataataataataataataataaacggGCTTTGGGACTCAGGAGGAAGATGGACGTGGGACTGAAAAGGAAGAGATGAGGGCCATTTCCCCTGGACAGTTTTTCCAAGTCCACCCAGGAGGAAAATCATTGACTTCAGGAGACTCGAAAGACTTTTCTAGGTGCATCTTCCGATGCTGAGTGAGATAGGCACTTCTGCTGAAGCACTTGTCACAGTCGGtgcatttgtaaggtttctctcccaCGTGAGTCCTCCGGTGCCTGATGAGATTAAAGCTCTGGCTGAAGCCCTCGCCACAGTCGGGACACTTATAAGGTCTCTCTCCCGTGTGTGTCCTCTGGTGAATCACCAGGGTGGAACTCTGACTGAAAGTTTTCCAACACTCCGAACACCTGTACggcttctctcctgtgtgtgttcTCTGGTGTCTAATGAGATGGGAGCTGAGACCGAAACGCTTTCCGCACTCACAACACTTGTAGGGTTTCTCCCCAGGCTGGAGTCCACACTCTTCTATCGCACTGCAGTTCCGACTCAAACTTTCTTCATATTCGGGACTTTCACAGGGCTTCTCTCCTGCGTGTGTTTTCCGGTGTGCGATTAGGTTCGAACTTCGACTGAAGCTCTTGCCGCATTCTGTACACTGATACGGTTTTTCTCCTGTGTGAATCCTCTGGTGCTTTATGAGAGTCGAATTACAACCGAAGCTTTTCCCGCACTCGAGACATCTGTAGGGCTTCTCTCCCGTGTGTGTCCGCTGGTGGCGTATCAGGCTAGAACTCTGACTAAAACTCTTTCCACAGTCAGGACACGTATAAGGTTTTTCTCCCGTGTGAATCCTCTGATGTTCTATGAGGACATAGCTGTGGCTGAAGCATTTCCCACACACGGGACATTCGTAGGGCTTCTCGCCGGTATGCGACCTGTGGTGCTGAATAAGGTGGGAGCTGCTACTAAAGCTCTTCCCACACTCGGGacatttatagggtttctctcccGTGTGAGTCCTCTCGTGAATGATTAGATGGGAGGTATTGCTGAAGCTTTTCCCACACTCGCCACACTGGTAgggcttctctcctgtgtgtgttcTCAGGTGCTGAATCAGGTGAGAGCTGTTACTGAAGCATTTCCCACACTCAGAACATTTATAAGGTTTTTCTCCTGAGTGGGTCCTCTGGTGAATACGCAAATGAGAGCTGTTATTGAAACTTTTCCAACATTCAGCACACTTGTAGGGTTTGTCCCTGGAGGTCGAATTCTGCTGGACAGAGGCACTGCGGCGTTCCCCGGGAGCCCATCCCCAGTGACtgggtttttcttcttcttctcctgcAGAATTTCCCTGATTCTCTGACTTGCCAACCTTCTCATAGGAATCACTGCACCAGATCTCATTGCCTTGGGACCACATCAATGGACTTTCTTCTATATCCTCATGCTTACAATTTTGTGGGCCATCTCTCTTAGACCGTTTTGAGGCGCTCTCTTTATCTGCCTTGGAGTTGTGTTGTACAGTTTCCAAATGATTCTTACTTGCATCTCCtgtaagaataaacaaatattctAAACATATTCCCTAATCTCTAccagaggaaggaaattctgaaatgcaatggaagagagagaataacaaAGTAAAATCTCATCaattcttttacattaaaaaaaaagtttttaaagctaGTTTTACTTCAAGTGCTCATTAGAAGCAGGTGAATTTTCTGTGCTCAGTAACAGCACTAATGAAGTATTTAAATAGTTGTCAGTAATTGCGAAGGGGGatattcatcttaaaaaaaaaaaacacctcattaAGCTTCATTCTGGAAGACTTACAAGAAAAAAGGGGATCTGAATAGGGGAGAAACCGAATAGGACACATTCTAAGGTGAAAACAATACTTTAGTTAAAAtctgagaaaatacagaaataacaaTGGTACCTGCTATTTATTAAGAACAATCGTGTGCCATATAGTATCTCATTAATCCCAAGAAACCATGAGACAAGATATTATGCATTTTTCTTCAAGATGAGAAAAGAGAGGCTGTAAAGGTTAACATAGCTTGTAAGCAACAGAACAGGAATCAAACTAAAGTCTGTCCCATGCAAATGCCCTGGTTCTTTCTACACACTCTATGGCACAACTTCTCTGAATTTCCAATGGATTCGGATAATCTTCTCAATCCCTCACCTGGAAAAGGGCTTTTCAAACTCTCCCTCTCCGTGAAGCCACTAGAATCTGAGATCAACAGTTTTTGCTCTTGCTCCATCAGTGGTGGGCACGGCCAAGTTAGGGGTCAGAAATCCTGTGGAAGGGAAACAGGTTATGTTTGCAGGCCTTTGCTGTAACGTATTCTTCCTTGCTTCCCAACCATTGCAATATACCAATTGTGCTTACAGACTGTTCTGTGGACCAGACTGAAAAAAACAACATGGTCTTTAGAAGtccttttagaaaaatttcaCCTCAGATGCAAGTGTTTAGAATTAAGGGTTAACCCAATTTACTTTTtccgaggaaaaaaaaaaaaagttaaatcacaTTAAAGTCTAAGTCTGAGCATCAAGCTTCAAAACTAGAATGAATACTAATACTCATTGTCCACTCAGGGTTTAGAAACACTTTTAATTGAAAACACAAAGTAGTTTTTTTGGAAAAGGTAACAAGACTTCAAAAAATCAATATGCAGGTATAAGGAGCAGTTAAAGAGAAAGTACTCTGTTTAGAAAGAAGCTGGCCCTTGACAGAAGGATGAAACCTTTGAAGTTCAatttcaaaagaatgaatttctataaccagtaaaaataaataaataaaatcaaataagttGGGACAAAGGAGGGCTAGAAAAATTATAGCCAATAACCCCTACATATAAAAGGGAAGCTAATGAATTCTTCCGTGACTCACTTTCTCAGTCTATCATAATCGCAATATCCCTTTTAGCCTAAACTTTATCTCCTGGAGCCAACTACAATTCTTGACCTACTTTAAGAGACTGGAAAATGTGATCTATCACTGGAAGACAGGTTTAGATGGGCTTGGAATCCATTTCAGGATATAAACAACAGCACAATTCAGGAAAAACAAGAGCCTAGAATCGGGATGCACAAAGGCACACATacggaaaacaaaaaaatggtatTACTTTTCACCTTGCCactgcctattatgtgccaggcaccgagcTAAATACTTTACAcataatatttttcatgtaatttcCACAATAGCCCTTGGAGGTGTATGAACAATTACCAGCATGTTATTATAGGTGAACAAAAAAGACATTAAcagactttcccaaggtcacacaacgaGTAAGTGGTCGAGTAGGATTCAGCCCCAAGCCTGTTGGGGTAAGTTCACACTCATTTACCTATTACAATCAAACTAGAGCAGGAAGCAGAGCTAGGTGTGATCCCAAACTACAATCTCAAAGAGGacctttattttggaaaacactgtgtttgggtttttttagatttatatctCTAGACATGATACCAAACAGAGGAGCATTCTCTAAGCGTCCTCAGCAACCAGGGATTTGTTACAGGAAGAGGTGAAACTAGTCTGAATTAGAAATAGCCCTAGCgtttgagtaggggaggggggcacctcatacacctaaaaggaaaaattgttcAAATGGAGTAGTATGTTTTGCTGAGTTACAGATTTCCACCAAGGTCTTTACAAACGAAGTAAGCGGCTGGGGAACAGAAACCCGTGCACCATTTTCCCTAAGAAACTATTAACTCTGGTAGTAGGGGCCCCCAGCACTGGCTCAGCAAAACGGTAGCAAATGGTatacagagaggggcacctgggtggctcggtcggttaagcaaaCGGTCTACAGGCCAGAAATGGTATTACAAGGCTGTCCCTTAGATGTCACGCCACAGAGAAGGGCTGTTTGCAGTGTCCTAGAAGCAGAGGGGCTTAGGATGGGGCCATGCTTTAGATTAGAAAATCTTCCAAAGAAAACGCACTGCCTGCAGCTTAGCTTTAAGAACCGTTGGCAAGGGGCAGACGCTGGGTGCACTGTGGGATGAAGTTCCAGGAGGCCAGATCAACAAGCTCCTTCAAGGGACCCGGCAGGCGAGGGAGGCGAGGGCGGCGCGGTGGCCGGTGCGGCGGGGAGACGCTGGGCCTCGGGCCCTCGCAGCCGCGGGATCCCTCTCCGGGCGTACACTGCAGCCAGGGTGCTGCAGTGGCCACTCCTCCTGCCCGCAGCCCTCGGCTCCCTACCCCCGGGGAGGAACTCACTGTTCTGGGGGCCACACACAAGGCGCCCAGCACCCCCAGCAGGCCCAGCTGTCCCGGAGCAAGTAGCCCCCAGCTCCTCCTGACCCCACCAACCCAGGGTCCTAAACTCTCGAGCCCGGAAGACAGAAACAGGAAGTTACcctagccccctcccccccggccgGCTTTGCGGGAGCCTCTCTAGGAACCAGGGATGACCAGCTCTCGTTGGTCTTAACGCTTAAGGTCCCGGCCCAGAAGGGGCGTGCTGGTGGATTTCCTTCCCTCAAGCTGTCCTTTGTTTGCTTGATTCTCAAACCTCACACTTGTCAGGCGCCTTATAATAGGGGGTCCCATCGGAACGAATTCTTTCCCTTCAGGGCATCATTGGGTTTATCAtcatcagaagaaaaatgaatggagCATTTATTAAGCTCCTGTTGTTTTTGTTGGCACagggatatatatacatatagccaCCTGTGAAACACTTGGACAGCTGGGGCATCCACCcacatataaaacaattagtTTACAAGGCACCGCTATTAATAACCCTCGGAGAAGCACCTAGACCCTAGTATTCCATTacagagaaaatggaaggcaGTCCCTGCATCTCCCCATTCAAGCCTACAAATCTACTTGTGTCTGCGCCCCAGGccactctctttcttccctcctgttACAACAGTGGATTCCTCCTTCACATTTAAAACGAGCCCTTTACTGCTACTcacttttcttcctgccttcttgaAGTCCTTACACTATCAACTAACCACTCA harbors:
- the ZNF572 gene encoding zinc finger protein 572, which translates into the protein MEQEQKLLISDSSGFTERESLKSPFPGDASKNHLETVQHNSKADKESASKRSKRDGPQNCKHEDIEESPLMWSQGNEIWCSDSYEKVGKSENQGNSAGEEEEKPSHWGWAPGERRSASVQQNSTSRDKPYKCAECWKSFNNSSHLRIHQRTHSGEKPYKCSECGKCFSNSSHLIQHLRTHTGEKPYQCGECGKSFSNTSHLIIHERTHTGEKPYKCPECGKSFSSSSHLIQHHRSHTGEKPYECPVCGKCFSHSYVLIEHQRIHTGEKPYTCPDCGKSFSQSSSLIRHQRTHTGEKPYRCLECGKSFGCNSTLIKHQRIHTGEKPYQCTECGKSFSRSSNLIAHRKTHAGEKPCESPEYEESLSRNCSAIEECGLQPGEKPYKCCECGKRFGLSSHLIRHQRTHTGEKPYRCSECWKTFSQSSTLVIHQRTHTGERPYKCPDCGEGFSQSFNLIRHRRTHVGEKPYKCTDCDKCFSRSAYLTQHRKMHLEKSFESPEVNDFPPGWTWKNCPGEMALISSFSVPRPSSS